Genomic segment of Sulfitobacter faviae:
AGGAGCGGATCATGCCCACAGAAATTCTCATGCCCGCCCTTTCGCCCACGATGGAGGAAGGCACGCTCGCCAAGTGGCTGGTCAAAGAGGGTGACGAGGTCGCCTCGGGCGACATCCTCGCCGAGATCGAAACCGACAAGGCCACGATGGAGTTCGAAGCCGTCGACGAAGGCACCATCGGCAAGATACTGATCGAAGAAGGCAGCGAAGGCGTGAAGGTAAACACGCCGATCGCCGTGCTGCTCGAAGAAGGCGAAAGCGCCGACGCCATCGACAGCGCCGCCCCGGCCAAAGAAGAGAAACCTCAGGCAGAGGAAACGCCCAAAGCAGCCGAGGCCGAAACGCCCGAAGCGGGCTATGGCCGCGGTGCGACGGATGCGAATGACGCGCCGCCCAAGAGCGACGCCAAAGCCCCCGCCGCGCCCAAGGACGACAAGGGTGGGCGCATCTTCGCCTCCCCCCTCGCCCGCCGGATCGCTGCGGACAAGGGTCTCGACCTCGCCCAGATCGAAGGCAGCGGCCCGCGCGGTCGGATTGTCAAAGCCGATGTGGAAAGCGCCCAGCCGACGGCTGCCAAGGCTGACAGCCCCGCCGCCACCAAAGACGCCGCGCCGGTGACACAGCCTGCTCCTGCTGGCCCCTCCTCCGACGCCGTGCGCAAGATGTACGAGGACCGCGAGGTCGAAGAGGTCAAGCTCGACGGGATGCGCAAGACCATCGCCGCGCGCCTCACCGAGGCCAAGCAGACGGTCCCGCATTTCTACCTACGCCGCGACATCCAGATCGACGCGCTGCTCTCGTTCCGGGCTGAGGTCAACAAGCAGCTCGAAGCCCGGGGCGTGAAGCTTTCGGTCAACGACTTCATCATCAAAGCCTGTGCGTTGGCGCTGCAATCGGTGCCCGATGCCAATGCGGTCTGGGCCGGGGATCGTATTCTGAAGCTCAAACCCTCGGACGTGGCCGTGGCCGTGGCCATCGAAGGCGGGCTCTTCACCCCGGTCCTTCAGGACGCCGACACCAAGTCGCTCTCGACC
This window contains:
- a CDS encoding pyruvate dehydrogenase complex dihydrolipoamide acetyltransferase, giving the protein MPTEILMPALSPTMEEGTLAKWLVKEGDEVASGDILAEIETDKATMEFEAVDEGTIGKILIEEGSEGVKVNTPIAVLLEEGESADAIDSAAPAKEEKPQAEETPKAAEAETPEAGYGRGATDANDAPPKSDAKAPAAPKDDKGGRIFASPLARRIAADKGLDLAQIEGSGPRGRIVKADVESAQPTAAKADSPAATKDAAPVTQPAPAGPSSDAVRKMYEDREVEEVKLDGMRKTIAARLTEAKQTVPHFYLRRDIQIDALLSFRAEVNKQLEARGVKLSVNDFIIKACALALQSVPDANAVWAGDRILKLKPSDVAVAVAIEGGLFTPVLQDADTKSLSTLSAQMKDLATRARDRKLAPHEYQGGSFAISNLGMFGIDNFDAVINPPHGAILAVGAGVKKPIIGKDGEIAAATVMSVTLSVDHRVIDGALGAQLLNAIVENLENPMIMLA